The genomic segment CATCCCTGCAAAAGCGGTGAGATATAAAAGCAAAATTGCGCCGCCCCCCACACCCATGGATGCGGCAATACCCGCGAGCAGGGAAGACACAAATATCCAAATTCCGTTCATCGCAGCAGTAACCGAGTTGCAGAATAAAGTATAAAGACTGCAAACACCTTTCTAAGCCAAAAGTCAGGTATCTTTTTCAGAAAAAGTGCACCCGCAATTGCCCCGATCATACCGCCCGGTAAAAAGGGGAGTGCGTCAGAAAATGTTACGTTGCCGCTTGTAACATACATATAGGAACTTGCCGCTGATAAAAATAATGTGATTAAAATAGCAGTTGCATGTGCAGATTTGATATTCCCATCCAGTCTGCTTAAAAAGCCTACGGCAACAATTCCTCCGCCTGCACCGAACAGACCGTTGAGCACACCGATAGATGCACCTGCCAAAGCGTGCATGACAAAATTCATCTTTCATCCCCCTGTAATTATTATGTCAGGCTGTCGATGCGCATGAGCAAAAAAACACGACCTATAAAACAGTGTTCCATAGGTCGTGTTGGTTTATACAGAATTGGTTGGGATAAATGGGGGTTAAAGTATCC from the Hydrogenoanaerobacterium saccharovorans genome contains:
- a CDS encoding sulfite exporter TauE/SafE family protein, translating into MNFVMHALAGASIGVLNGLFGAGGGIVAVGFLSRLDGNIKSAHATAILITLFLSAASSYMYVTSGNVTFSDALPFLPGGMIGAIAGALFLKKIPDFWLRKVFAVFILYSATRLLLR